CTCCCGGCAAGAGGATAAAAGGGCACCAGAACCTTAGCCAATGATTCTTTTACAACTTTTACAGCATCTTCATTCCCTTTCTGCTGTGACTTGTATAAGTATATTGTCCTCATGATAACAGCTATGTTTTGATCCAAATTGCATAACAAGTAATGCCCCTTCTCTGTTTCCTCCTCTGGTGCCACTCTTATTGGGTCCTTTTGCTTTAGTTCTAGCTTTAACTTACCATTACATGCAGTCTGATCCATTTTGTTGCTATTTATGGGTCACGTACCTGTGTTTCATGCATTTTGAAGGAAAAAATGTACGATAACATCAGTTTCATAATTCATCAGAATACATATAAATAGTTAATATAATCAACTCAATTAAGTATATTATGTTGAAGGTTTTAGCCCCTTATAAATACTCCGATATCATATCACACTTTCTTACATAGTCTAAAATAAGGCCGTATTGtttagatttttaaatctaCCGAATTGATAATATTTGTATCGTGAAGGAGTAAATATACCACATTTTAGGCCATGTCAAGcgatattttattgttttggcCGGCAACAAAATAACCGTAACATCCCATTACTGTATTATTGTGTCCGTTATTGAAAACGCGATTGTTACCATGTTTTTGCACCATGCTTCTTTGAGAGTTCTTTGGGCTTCCTAGAGGTTTTGGACATATTCAACATTTGAATATACCTCAGGGCCAAAAAATAAGAGCTTTGACATTAAAAGATATATAGGTGATAGGATGCTCGTATGTATTAAGATAAAGCGGATGGTACAAGGTATGAAAATAAACAGtatataacctcaaatataaaAAAGCGTGTATGctcataaaaatatttattacttTTTGCCCTGTCCCTATTTAAGTTTAAAGAGTAAATGCACTACATACACTGAGCTAAAATTTCACTTCAAATAAGGGTGAATGAGAAATTCAAGCTAGTAACATTTGTTCGGAATTTCAACAAAAAGTTTTACATCGAAAGTTATATCCCGTATCAtattatgaaataaaatatgCATGAAATGCAGAAAAGTGGTACCTTAATAAGTAGGATTTAAGacttaaatcttgaaaatatTAACATAAGATACATAAAAGTAAGCTTTGATATGCATGAACAAATGGAGCTAAATATGAGTATTAGGTGAATTGTGATGTTTATATAGAGAGAACAGCAGCAGGTAATGGTAGTAGCTGAAATAGCACACGCGTTGTGCAGTAATTGCTCTCTGCTTGCAGTCTTGCAAGAAACCTCTTTACTAACGGAGCAGGTCaatgttctttttatttatttatttattaatttaattattattgataatttaagtttaataataataattttttattttataattaaaaatagatttgagattgtttttataatttcatttaaaaaaaggTAATGATATAATAAAAAGGTGACAGACATTTAAAAAGGGGAAAGTATTAGTATATGTATTAGACGTCGCTCAATGTAGGCTTGCATAGGTTACCTACAACTTAAAACTTAGTTCAACGCCAGTTAGAGTTAATGGCACGTAGTGATACACATTAGTTGCACCTTTGGACCAAACTTTTGGACAGGTTTTATGAAGCAATCCAACCAACAAAACAACCCCAAATCTCATCCGGATATATGTGCTAATTGCTAAACTGCTAATTGTCATCGCCAATCATATGTTATTTCAGTTGGAAAGTAAGTATTACTTTTCAGTAAAAATTTTGCGTTCGATTCTAATTTTGCTTTCTTGATGCTAATCTAACCTTTTTCTTCCCTTAACCTACCAAATAAAAGGGTATATTGCCATGAATGCCAAAACCCAAGCAATGGGGTATAGCCACTTTTAATAATTGATCGTATATAATTTATCTGAACTTACTTAAATTTAATAGTTCTAATTCAATACCATTAGCTTTTATTTAAACACTTTAGCCTTGAATTGAACTTGTGTGAactattaatcataaataagttAATATATCAATATGTGATATCAGTACAtcatttaaatttcttatttaaccttatttgaatttattggCTCTTATTCATAATTGTTATCTTTTATTTagactttattttttattcaattacTTGTTCTAGGCTcaaaagttttgaaaaatatcatGTAAAATAAGCTCAAAATTGTATTGTGTATTTTATTAGGTTTATATTCAATCCTAATCATCCTGTTTAACATCCGTTGACATTTCTAATACTCAACACATAAACCAACAAAAATCGACCCAACAAATTTATACATTTTATGCATGGTATATAGATTACTATGTGTTGGATAACCGTACTTGTTTTAAGatgtaatataaaaaatattaataatttgggTCTGAAGATATGATTTTGTTGAACAATATTAAACAACCATATTGTTatactatatagttgtgttccCTACCTAATCTTTACTATAGCTCATGTAGGAGTGGTAGTTACTTGTATTGAGCAGTTTGACATTGCATTGCTTTGCTTCATGTACAATTTGTCTTGGCATGTGTGAAGTTGCCCACATAAATGGTTTAAGTGGCATTACACCCTATAGCTGATAGTGAAATTATACTATCCTGCTTTTTTCACATTATAATACATTTTTTGCTATattatgatttatattattttcaccAAAATACATATAATTCCTAAGCAAATCTAGCTATCTCTAGGCTCTAAGGATAGGTTCAAGAAAGAGTGCAAATCTGCAATTTCTTTTCATAAACTATTATATTAGTCCGTCACTATTATATGTGCTTCAAGGTCATCTTATTAAGAACTCTGATTTTCATCTCACTGAGAACTAATTCAGCTTAAAAGACAATATTTGATGTAAGTGGCCCATTTCTTTATGGGCGGATTGTTATATACAACACTTTTTGCATAGGTGatgttaagaattttttttgctATAGGTTTGAAAGCCACCAGATCAAATAATAATTTACATATTGATctaaaatttcaaatcacaaattttaaataatagtctaAGAGAACCATATTATTTTaacttacaataaaaaaaacggTGATAGGAGGCAACACACGATAAGTCTTAGTAAATGAGAGATAAATTATGATGGAGTAGAAAAAGAATAAGAGCCGATGATGAATTTTTAAAAGATATCGTTATAATGATAGGTTGAAAGATGAACAACTCATAAATAATTGTGATGGACTTTAAAATTAGATCATTACTAAGAAAGCTCTAAAATGAGCACCGCTATatgattaattaagtaattggaCAGTTTAATAGTTGCCAACAAGTTTTAACATCATCTGAGCAATCATATGCATGCTTATTCAATTTCATCAAataagtgattaattttaatattagagAACCTATTTTTGATCACAAGTTATTGACTTGTGTAACATCAAATACACCCTTTGTTGTCCATTATCTCCAACATCTTACAATTGTTTGGTTTATGGTAATTAATAtggattatattaaattaatcaattcatTAAATTATACGtactttaaatttaattgaaaagcTGTTAATCATTTCATATTCAATCATTCGTATATTAGAATACTTTAACAACTATGTTTTGTAACACCAATGGCGGATCTTATATATGTAAATTCTAGGGTACGGTGTAgtgatgtgctcgtttttagagTACATTTATCTCATTattgtagtgtcgagtctcgcgttttagaatgctttttacacactttacgcatgattttaccttgttcttgactccttggtgttttgaggtaatttcaggtattttcggagatttAAAGGTATTTTACATTGCGTACGAGACTTAGATgctttgatcgaagattagCCACGCGTACCAAAGCTTTCCCAAGCATTCCAAGTCTTCCTCAAGGTCCCCGCAAATTCCGGAAGGCATCTAAAGCTTCAAAAGACGAAAACAGGCCAAGAAGGAAAGCATTCGGTCGAATGCTTGCTCCATTCGGGCGAACCATAAGCACATTCAGGCGAATGGCTTCAAAACTCCATGGAAATGTGCTTGGACTTGCTGGAAATCTCGAATGGTgccccattcggtcgaatgggtgCCCATTCGGGCGAATGCACCTTCAATTCGGCCGAATTCAAGCCCTTGACTGTGCGACTTCTTTTCTTCGCAAACCAAACTTCGAGGGTTTTTAGGGCTTTTTACCCCATTTGTTTCATAGtttataaatacccctcattTCTGTAAAACCCCGAGAATGCATGGGGGGATGCCTAGTATGAGTGCCTTTGTGCCTCACTCTATAACATCATTCTTTCATTGCTCTTCTTTACTTTTTGCCCTAATGTAgatttattgttcttcatttatgtcTCTATCTACtttcatgtcacttcatttatgtaagtttatttcattaatgctttgatgtctctattgctttcctctattgcttttctttaatgctttcatttaatgctttcttagtttagatttaatgctttcttagtttagatttaatgctttcatgttcttcaattcctttaatgctttctttgttcattgcttttgtctctagtatgttagagtagtttccttaggggttttaggttagagaaaccctaggtttggtcttgtcttcaatgtttaggattagggttgaggttgatgatgtttattgatagatattcgattcgaatcttgtcctgccactcttagagagacatagggcgattaaaGGTTGTTCGCGttaccaacttcctctcgataCCTAGaatgtcttgattgattatcattcgaactcccttgacctaACTTATCTTTATTTCTAATAGAACATCCTAGGGTGGACGTAGTCTActccccgcttgtctttcattgttgagtttcgcttcttattcttgttattagttaagttcacccaccaaccaaccttccatataaccttcccacaccaagtctttagtgtagtatcccttgtccttgtggttcgacccctgacttaccattacactcgttgtagaagtatcagggtgattataaatattgtttgtataactaGGCTTTTAGTATTAACAACGTGCTAGAAACCCGGCTATCATGTAGTTATAGAATTTAGTTGACATcacttaaattcaaaataacatcatgtaatatatgtaaatatatcttATATGAACtagttaatgtattattttCCACATGAGTGATTAGggtttaaattttaaaacttatgAAGCGCGttttgctttaattttattcaatggtgattataattttttattttaaaatattaacatcACTTTTTTTTACCTGTatctatatattttgttgtaatttCTATATATTTTGTTCGAGTTATTTGCTCTATTATCTTATTTTGAAATATGTAGTAAAATTGATGCATCTCCTTAAATTTGTGATATTACTAGTCATTTATTTGCTTGCAGAGAAGATAAGCTAAATTCCACGAGTCACTTCATTTAGCATAGTCTATTGTATAGCCTATTTGATTTTGGAAATTAATGAAAGACGTTGGAGCCTTGATTAAGATTTTGGGAGTAcctatttaaaaaattgatgGAGTTTTAATTAATCgataaattctcaaatgaaaCAGTTTTACGATGAGACTATATAtacacttataattttaaagatcatttacaattttaaatttattatctctTTTTGCATTACTAGAATCCTAAATCTATTTCGGATTGTCTTAATTTGCATTCTTttcttatttgaaattaaactttattatctacttttaattaatatcatcaacacaattcaatcttttatttttatttaaaatcacattttttatactaaaaatacaaGTTATTAGTCAATTGTCATTctcaatttgcatcattttctttGTCGACAATAGtcacattttctttttttaatcttatccacAAACTAATATTTTCCTATGTtaatcatttacttttttttttgttttattcttcaatttaaTTCCCACTTTTTATAACTTTTGCAAAATAAAAGAGACGAAGGGACTACTTGTCTACTACAACCATTATTGTTAAAATCACCGATTTGGATCGTAAATTCGTATAATTCTAGGATTCAATGACTAGAATCGTTAATGGAATGGAAATCAAGTGGAATTGTTGACTAGGATCGGCTGGAGTAACGATCCCAACGATCCTACTTTCAAGAACAAAGCTTCGGGGTGGGATCGttaaaatcagcaaaaatcacGCAACCGCGAGAAATAAGGAAAACTAGGAATACCCGTTAGGTCAGTACCCGCGAAGTGGAGTTCTACGAAACATTTGAACCCGCAAAATCAAAAAACACAGCCCGCCCTTCGCTAACAAATTGAGTCCCAAAAATCACAATTCCTTCTCAAATTTCCAAAATAACTCTTTTCCTCAATTTTCCTTCATCAAACTTTTTTCGCACCGAATCTATTCTCCCTTCTTTTGCTGTCCGATCAATACTTCCATTTCCATTGTTTTTACGGTTTCCATTTTCTGCTTCGCTAGGgttttttcctttaaaattcAACTCCAGTTCTGCTAAAATCATCAATGGCTACGGAAGATGTAGACAAGCAACCGGAAAACGAGCTGGAAAGTGGAGGAGTGAAGGAACTTGAAGAGGATGTTTTAGGTAAAGAGCAACAGGAACAAGTAGACGACGAGAAGCCGGAAAACGAGCTGGAAAGTGGAGGAGGGAAAGAACTTGAAGAGAAAGTTAAAGGCAAAGAACAGGAGGATGAAGTAGACGACGAGAAGCCGGAAAACGAGTTGGAAAGTGGAGGAGGaaaagaacttgaagaagaaattaaaGGTGAAGAACAAAAGCAACAAGTAGACTGCAAGAAAGATGTTGAGGTGAAAGATGATGCGAAGGAAGAGAAAAAGGGTAAAGATGATGTGAAGAAAGAGAATAAGGATAAAGATGATGTGAAGGAAAAGATTGAGGATAAAGAAGACGAAGAGGAAGAGAAGAAGGTTAATAATGGTAAGAGAGATCGCAAAAAAGCTGATGAAGAACTGGAAGTTCAAGAACAAGAAGATCGTGAGGAAAAAAAGTTCTCGAAGAAGATGAAGCCAACTCCTCCGTCTGGTCCCAAAGAAGCTACTACGCCCATAGTTGATAGGCCAACAAGAGAGCGAAAATCTGTTGATAGGTATTTAAGTGCTCCTCTTAGTCGTTCTCCTGTTACACCATTGTCTATTGCTAAGGTGagtttttgttgttattattctttCAGTAATTTAAGCAAAGATTTGTTGTTCGTGTATGGAGATATGTTTAATTTTTGTTCTAAATTTAGGTTTTTTGACAAATTTTAGGGCAGTGGAAGGCATCTCAAGGATATTCCTAATGGtttgtgtttatttttctttttatctatcTTGTTTTCATTTTGCAAATATGTTCATCTTGTTGTGTCTTAAGGGTTTTGAGTAAGTTTCAATTTATTTGGAGATGTGTTAAGGTGCTGCTGCACTACTAGGGGCGAAGTTTTTGCCTGATGGATCGAGCAACTACCTCTGCTGTTCATAGTGTCATTAATCATAGATTCATTTTGCAAATGTGCTTTATCATTGATTTTGAACTATTCCAGTGGCTTATAAGCTCTCAAAGAGGAAACCTGATGACAATCTGCAAATGCTGCACACGATTCtttttggaaagaaagcaaAGGTTTGCTGCattctttttttattgtttgtgaaatttttcccaacaaaatatttaaaaatgtcTATTCATGTCTTAGGAAGGTAATTATGAATCTGATAAGCATTTAGGTTAATTCCATTTGCCTTTTGTAGGCACATAATCTGAAGAAAGATATTGGTCAATTTTCAGGTTTTGTGTGGGTTGACAATGAGGTAGGctgttaatgtttttttttgctgaaagtcaatcatattatcattttttttgtttgccaGGAAGTGATAACTTTATGTAGTTATTTGAGAAGTAAACCGATCAACAACTTCTAGAACTAAGAACACTCATGGACCTTTCCATCATCTCTTGGTTGTTGATGTTGTACATATACAATGAATGAAGTTTGGTGTTTCTATAAGTAGATCAAGATTAGTTTTTGATTAGAAATCAATAGTAAGACACATGAACAATAACTCTCAATTTGTTGAGAGTTATGTTTCATGTGTCTTGAGGTTTTTGAAAGAGTAAGTATGATTTGTTTACAAACTTGTAATGTTAAGGTATTATGTCAAGATTCAATAAAAAGGTGTTATGTCAAGGATATGTTTTGGCTGGCAAAGtgaattatcttttttttttttggtcaaaGGGAAGGGGGCTCGTAGGTTCCTTAATTGAGCATTGTTGTGCTCGtgatattgattgattttgtgTTTCTTCTTTCACTTTACTTGAAAAGCAATTGAACAAGATCTATGTAAACATTTTTGTTGATGGAGTTTTATGTTGCATATAGCTATTGTCGATTATAAATTTCAAGAGCAAAAATTCTTTGAATGCGTCAAGATTTTTATGGGGACAAAAATGCAATTGTCTAGCTAAGGTCCTAGAGCTAatttatgttctttttcttaaaatttgaagAGGATTAAACTTGTTCCCTTACtttcatttttcttattattttaatctggTTAATGTTAGGTATATCTATTACTTTCCTACTCACATTTTTATGTTCACTTCAATTCCAGTAATTTCAATATAGTTCAAATAGTTTTAATAAGTTGCAAAGAATAGGACCTTTATTTATCTCTTTCCATTATACCATTCTTGTCGGTTTTGTGGTGTATGGTTGGAAAAGAGTGATAATGTGTCTTGAACAAGTGTTACAAATTTATTGGTTTGAATTGCTTCTTTATATGTCTTTTGACATTTGCTACCCACAATGCTCCCTTGAGTTTGTCCCAAATGATTAGTATTGGTTGTAGTGTCTTTGAATCTTATAAAAGTATGAGAGCCTTTATTTATTTCTCCTGATGTTTATCAACAAATAATTGTTTCCATGTTGGCAGGAAAAGCAACGAGCTAAAACAAAGGAGAAGCTTGACAAATGCGTCAAAGAAAAATTGTTGGATTTTTGTGACCTGCTCAATATTCCTATAAATAAATCTTCTACTAAAAAGGTAGATATTAGTATAGAAAAATCTTTCCATTCCATTGTTTTTTGagtttgaaattatttttcatcTTAATTATCTCTTAGGAATATCTATCTGTGAAGCTGTTGGAATTTTTGGAGTCACCACAAGCTACAACTGATGTTTTGCTTGCTGATAAAGAGCAGGTCTTTAGTAACCTCTTTATTCTTTTACATGAGGTATTTTTATGTTTAGCTTTACTGAAAAACTTGGTTTAATGTTTTTCCGTGATTTGTAGGAcacaaaaaagaagaaaaaaaaggcaaCACCTGAGAGTTCAAAAGCTTCTTTTGCTAAAAACTCTGCTAAGGTTTGTTGTACCTTTCTTGACCATCTAATCTGCTTAACTTTCTCTGAAATAATGCTTGGATAAGTGTCCATAGTATTTTGGTCAGGTAAATTTCACTAAATATAAGGGAATTAGCCTTGTGCTTTTGTTAACATATGGTGTCTAGTGATGATACCAATGTGCTCATATGCCACAATTATCCCTGGCCATAGATGAATTAGAAGAGTTTTTAGTGACATTAATTTGGTTAATTTGAAAAACTCTACAATTACGATATGGTgcgaccttgtttttgcactgtTGTTCGAAGACTCTTTTCTTATTTGCTTATTATACATAGTTGCGTATGAATGTTTTTGTAGTTGAATTTGGATAGGACGTCATATTCCAAAGCTCTTCAAAAACTCATCATTGATTCTTTCTTGATATCTACTGTGTAAGGTTTGTAATGCTTGATGAAACAAATGTGGAATGGCAGTTAGAAGAACTTATTATAGGGTGATAAGGAGACCAATTGCTACCTATgtaaaaaaatgtcattttgAAATACCTTTAAAGCTTTAGCGACAATCCTTATAAAAGTATTGTTGCTAGAATCACATATTAAGCATTAGTTTCTCATTCTTTGATTGTTTAACTAGTAAAAAACATTGAATTAATGTTGAATTATAattaaagttgttttttttcctttttcttttcttttcttttctgtgTGGTATAAAATTGGAGAAAAATTAGGGTTGAGAGGGAACACACATTAACAACAATTAGAGTAGTAGTAAAATGTCTACCACAACATTTACAGACCAAAATTATGATTAACTTTGTTATCATTGCTCAACTAATATAACTTATTgatgtaattcaaaatttacaTTCACCATTAATATTGCAAAcactattttttgtttttaagctcACTTAGTACTTCGTTGTTTGCTATTTTTAATCCTCACGATTTCAATCATTCAACTAGCTCTTATGTGAGCTACTCTCAAATCTCTATAGTCAT
This Amaranthus tricolor cultivar Red isolate AtriRed21 chromosome 13, ASM2621246v1, whole genome shotgun sequence DNA region includes the following protein-coding sequences:
- the LOC130798316 gene encoding DEK domain-containing chromatin-associated protein 1-like isoform X1 produces the protein MATEDVDKQPENELESGGVKELEEDVLGKEQQEQVDDEKPENELESGGGKELEEKVKGKEQEDEVDDEKPENELESGGGKELEEEIKGEEQKQQVDCKKDVEVKDDAKEEKKGKDDVKKENKDKDDVKEKIEDKEDEEEEKKVNNGKRDRKKADEELEVQEQEDREEKKFSKKMKPTPPSGPKEATTPIVDRPTRERKSVDRYLSAPLSRSPVTPLSIAKGSGRHLKDIPNVAYKLSKRKPDDNLQMLHTILFGKKAKAHNLKKDIGQFSGFVWVDNEEKQRAKTKEKLDKCVKEKLLDFCDLLNIPINKSSTKKEYLSVKLLEFLESPQATTDVLLADKEQDTKKKKKKATPESSKASFAKNSAKQNTLTGKKWKRREKEDEYVDADDIDDNEDSGQDIDSDQEEEGAIEMMINEGSLTKGNSEAEDGNKSTKTKRSRSEKTTKRPAKSAKKTTSAPDKSLAAAGASASCFKAKGSSSKKKQVEEETNKEKPIPVEDKSSGKKQRSNSAAKSAIKDQGKGKSKEEAKSEPTNDEIRAQTEILLKEVDFDTATLSDILQRLGTHFGMDLMHRKVEFKALIIELIENMANEEVDNDNGEDAEDSGKD
- the LOC130798316 gene encoding DEK domain-containing chromatin-associated protein 1-like isoform X3, translating into MATEDVDKQPENELESGGVKELEEDVLGKEQQEQVDDEKPENELESGGGKELEEKVKGKEQEDEVDDEKPENELESGGGKELEEEIKGEEQKQQVDCKKDVEVKDDAKEEKKGKDDVKKENKDKDDVKEKIEDKEDEEEEKKVNNGKRDRKKADEELEVQEQEDREEKKFSKKMKPTPPSGPKEATTPIVDRPTRERKSVDRYLSAPLSRSPVTPLSIAKGSGRHLKDIPNVAYKLSKRKPDDNLQMLHTILFGKKAKEKQRAKTKEKLDKCVKEKLLDFCDLLNIPINKSSTKKEYLSVKLLEFLESPQATTDVLLADKEQDTKKKKKKATPESSKASFAKNSAKQNTLTGKKWKRREKEDEYVDADDIDDNEDSGQDIDSDQEEEGAIEMMINEGSLTKGNSEAEDGNKSTKTKRSRSEKTTKRPAKSAKKTTSAPDKSLAAAGASASCFKAKGSSSKKKQVEEETNKEKPIPVEDKSSGKKQRSNSAAKSAIKDQGKGKSKEEAKSEPTNDEIRAQTEILLKEVDFDTATLSDILQRLGTHFGMDLMHRKVEFKALIIELIENMANEEVDNDNGEDAEDSGKD
- the LOC130798316 gene encoding DEK domain-containing chromatin-associated protein 1-like isoform X2; the protein is MATEDVDKQPENELESGGVKELEEDVLGKEQQEQVDDEKPENELESGGGKELEEKVKGKEQEDEVDDEKPENELESGGGKELEEEIKGEEQKQQVDCKKDVEVKDDAKEEKKGKDDVKKENKDKDDVKEKIEDKEDEEEEKKVNNGKRDRKKADEELEVQEQEDREEKKFSKKMKPTPPSGPKEATTPIVDRPTRERKSVDRYLSAPLSRSPVTPLSIAKGSGRHLKDIPNVAYKLSKRKPDDNLQMLHTILFGKKAKAHNLKKDIGQFSGFVWVDNEEKQRAKTKEKLDKCVKEKLLDFCDLLNIPINKSSTKKEYLSVKLLEFLESPQATTDVLLADKEQDTKKKKKKATPESSKASFAKNSAKNTLTGKKWKRREKEDEYVDADDIDDNEDSGQDIDSDQEEEGAIEMMINEGSLTKGNSEAEDGNKSTKTKRSRSEKTTKRPAKSAKKTTSAPDKSLAAAGASASCFKAKGSSSKKKQVEEETNKEKPIPVEDKSSGKKQRSNSAAKSAIKDQGKGKSKEEAKSEPTNDEIRAQTEILLKEVDFDTATLSDILQRLGTHFGMDLMHRKVEFKALIIELIENMANEEVDNDNGEDAEDSGKD